The genomic segment CCAGACGAAAATGGTGAGCGCCATGGGCGCAACAAAGCCCCGGTTGCCGTGGAAGCTGCCCTTCACTGAATCATCGACAAAGCCGACCAGCACTTCGACGAATGACTGCAGCTTGCCGGGGACGCCGCTGGTGGCGCGAACGGCGACGATACGGAACACCGTGAGCATCAACAAGCCGAGCACCGTTGAGAAAAACAGCGTGTCGAGGTGCCAGGTCTCAAAACGAATGAAACCCTGCTCGCTGCCGGCCTTGAGGTGCTCAAGGTGGTGCGTGACATACCCTGCAGCCGTGTTGTCTCCCGCCATAACGTGAACTCGCCCGTCAGTTCCAAAGTAGTGCCAGCTTGTAAAAGCTGACCCCAATCGCGAATGCGAGGATCAGTGGCAATGCATATGCCGCCAGTCCTTTCAAGGCCAGTGCGAAAAGCACGACGGCCAACAACCATTTTTTTTGCTGCGCCCGCACGAATTGACGCGCGATCGTGTGAGGATCAGTCGCGGGACGAGAAAATGTCTGCACCCCTGCGTAGAGCGT from the Polycyclovorans algicola TG408 genome contains:
- a CDS encoding ATP synthase subunit I gives rise to the protein MKVVLRLAALQAASAIILGLGWWFAIDNMHGLAALVGGAIAATLTLYAGVQTFSRPATDPHTIARQFVRAQQKKWLLAVVLFALALKGLAAYALPLILAFAIGVSFYKLALLWN